In Lacibacter sp. H375, one DNA window encodes the following:
- a CDS encoding HU family DNA-binding protein, with the protein MRKADLVNQISEKTGIPKVDVLVTLETMFKEVKDSLSAGQNIYIRGFGSFITKKRAAKIGRNIKRNTAVHIPEHYIPAFKPAKEFVQEVKTSYKGGAVSDDGGDDDES; encoded by the coding sequence AGATCTTGTGAACCAAATCTCAGAAAAAACAGGCATTCCAAAGGTGGATGTTCTCGTTACTCTTGAAACAATGTTCAAAGAGGTAAAGGATTCTCTTTCTGCGGGTCAGAATATTTATATCCGTGGCTTTGGGAGTTTTATTACGAAGAAACGTGCAGCCAAAATTGGCCGCAACATTAAGCGTAACACGGCTGTTCATATCCCTGAACATTATATTCCTGCTTTTAAGCCAGCAAAAGAATTTGTGCAGGAAGTTAAGACCAGTTATAAAGGTGGGGCAGTGAGTGACGATGGCGGGGACGATGACGAAAGTTAA
- a CDS encoding tetratricopeptide repeat protein: MNRQQIIYVTAAITAVFLLYFFGRTVPKKVEDDHAGHDHSNTAAPATAPNTQAVTLDFPTMLGLAKKRLNAQQLQKVTEWENSVVRGDVKNQQIQVYRKLSAFWMDTIGAFVPYAKYIAEAAKLENSEKNLTFAAHLFLRELQTVSEQPLQVWMAKEAKELFEKALALNPSNDSTKIGLGSTYFFGGAGDEPPMRGIALIREAAEKDPQNAFAQYMMGVGSTISGQWPKAIERFEKVLALEPQNLEVILRLADAYKTSGDKVNAKKKYEMFLQTVRSLETQGKFRSSPEMMKQIEEQIKLL, translated from the coding sequence GTGAACAGGCAACAAATTATTTATGTAACTGCTGCAATCACAGCAGTTTTTCTTTTGTATTTTTTCGGACGTACCGTTCCAAAAAAGGTAGAAGATGATCATGCTGGCCATGATCATTCTAATACCGCTGCGCCGGCAACTGCCCCTAACACTCAGGCTGTTACTCTCGACTTCCCCACTATGCTTGGTCTTGCCAAGAAACGTTTGAATGCCCAGCAGTTACAAAAAGTAACCGAATGGGAAAACTCAGTGGTGAGGGGCGATGTAAAAAATCAACAGATCCAGGTTTATCGCAAGCTTTCTGCCTTTTGGATGGATACCATTGGTGCATTTGTGCCTTACGCCAAATACATTGCAGAGGCTGCTAAGTTGGAAAATTCAGAGAAAAACCTCACCTTTGCAGCCCATTTGTTTTTAAGGGAGCTGCAAACAGTATCGGAACAACCGTTGCAGGTTTGGATGGCCAAAGAAGCAAAAGAGTTATTTGAAAAGGCATTAGCATTAAATCCTTCGAACGATTCAACCAAAATTGGTCTCGGCAGCACTTACTTTTTCGGTGGTGCTGGTGATGAGCCTCCAATGCGTGGAATTGCTTTGATTCGTGAAGCTGCGGAAAAAGATCCGCAGAATGCATTTGCCCAATATATGATGGGGGTTGGTTCAACCATCAGCGGACAATGGCCAAAAGCGATTGAACGATTCGAAAAAGTGCTTGCACTTGAACCACAGAACCTGGAAGTGATCCTTCGTTTGGCCGATGCTTATAAAACCAGTGGTGATAAAGTAAATGCCAAAAAGAAATACGAGATGTTTTTACAAACTGTAAGATCACTTGAAACACAGGGGAAATTCAGGAGCAGTCCTGAAATGATGAAACAGATAGAAGAACAGATAAAGTTATTATAA
- a CDS encoding Rne/Rng family ribonuclease — MNKELIINSAPTGVEIALLEDKKLVELHQESHDASFTVGDLYLGKVKKLVPGMNAAFVDVGFEKDGFLHYTDLSPYVRSLLKFTTQSINDKGESISDFGKFQTEAEIIKTGKIGEVLNGKPNILVQILKEPIAAKGPRLSCEISLPGRFVVLTPFNDIVAVSRKIHSSDERKRLQKIVESIRTKNFGVIVRTAAEGKNTAELHEDLNNLINMWQQIQKNLKNGVAPSKILGETDKTTSILRDLLSADFNRIVVNDKNIYNDARTYIQKVAPDKTEIVTFYQNGSPIFDNFGVTKQVKGSFGKTVNLASGAYLIIEHTEALHVIDVNSGYKSVSANQEENALQTNLEAAEEIARQLRLRDIGGIIVVDFIDMKLPDNKRRLAEAMEEFMRADRAKHAILPISKFGLMQITRQRMKPEVNINTQEVCPSCNGTGKVSATLILEDEIEKNISYLVMQKHKELMIAVHPIMEAYLKKGFISKRMRWSWKYKQKIKVRANTSYHLTEYHFFDSHDEEIRL; from the coding sequence GTGAATAAGGAACTGATCATTAATTCTGCCCCAACCGGGGTGGAAATAGCATTGTTAGAAGACAAGAAGCTGGTAGAGCTGCATCAGGAAAGTCATGATGCCAGTTTTACTGTTGGTGATTTATACCTCGGTAAAGTAAAAAAACTTGTACCAGGTATGAATGCCGCATTTGTGGATGTTGGTTTTGAGAAAGACGGCTTTCTTCATTACACCGACCTGAGTCCCTATGTACGCTCCCTCCTCAAGTTTACCACACAATCAATCAACGACAAAGGTGAAAGCATCAGTGATTTTGGCAAGTTTCAAACAGAGGCCGAGATCATTAAAACAGGAAAAATTGGTGAAGTGCTTAACGGCAAACCCAATATCCTGGTGCAAATCCTGAAAGAACCCATTGCAGCAAAAGGCCCACGCCTTAGTTGTGAAATTTCTTTGCCGGGTCGTTTTGTTGTACTTACTCCGTTCAATGATATTGTAGCTGTATCACGCAAAATCCACTCTAGTGATGAGCGTAAGCGTTTACAAAAGATCGTTGAATCGATACGCACCAAAAACTTTGGTGTGATTGTGCGTACTGCTGCTGAAGGAAAAAATACAGCAGAACTACACGAAGATCTCAACAACCTCATAAATATGTGGCAGCAGATTCAAAAGAATCTGAAGAATGGAGTTGCACCTTCTAAAATTTTAGGCGAGACTGATAAAACAACCAGCATTCTCCGTGATTTATTGAGCGCTGATTTCAACCGTATTGTTGTGAATGATAAAAACATTTACAATGATGCCCGCACTTATATTCAAAAAGTAGCACCTGATAAAACCGAGATCGTAACCTTTTACCAAAACGGCTCTCCCATCTTCGATAATTTTGGCGTGACCAAGCAAGTAAAAGGATCATTTGGTAAAACAGTGAACCTTGCCAGCGGTGCATATTTGATTATTGAGCATACAGAAGCATTACACGTTATTGATGTAAACAGTGGATATAAAAGTGTAAGTGCAAACCAGGAAGAAAATGCATTGCAAACAAACCTGGAAGCTGCTGAAGAAATTGCCCGCCAATTACGTTTGCGTGATATTGGTGGTATAATCGTGGTTGATTTCATTGATATGAAATTGCCGGATAACAAACGTCGTTTGGCAGAAGCGATGGAAGAATTTATGCGTGCCGACAGAGCAAAGCATGCAATCCTTCCCATTTCTAAGTTTGGTTTGATGCAGATCACACGTCAGCGCATGAAACCTGAAGTGAACATCAACACACAGGAAGTTTGTCCGAGCTGTAATGGCACAGGTAAAGTTTCAGCAACCTTGATACTGGAAGATGAGATTGAAAAGAACATCAGTTATCTTGTTATGCAGAAGCATAAAGAATTAATGATAGCTGTACACCCAATCATGGAAGCATACCTGAAAAAAGGTTTCATCTCGAAGCGTATGAGGTGGAGCTGGAAATACAAACAAAAAATTAAGGTGAGAGCAAATACTTCTTATCACCTCACTGAATATCACTTCTTCGATAGCCACGACGAAGAAATAAGACTCTAA
- a CDS encoding RidA family protein — MMEKKIIQTDHAPAPIGPYNQAVAAGGFLFISGQICIKPDTGEMNNTDIQAETHQVMHNLKAVLQEAGLDFSNIVKTTIFLSDMALFSEVNEIYGKYFDGGFPARETVAVKGLPKNVNVEISMIAAG; from the coding sequence ATGATGGAAAAGAAAATTATACAAACCGATCATGCACCTGCACCGATCGGTCCATACAACCAGGCTGTAGCGGCTGGAGGTTTTTTATTTATATCAGGACAAATATGCATTAAGCCTGATACAGGAGAAATGAACAATACAGATATACAGGCAGAAACACACCAGGTGATGCATAACCTGAAAGCTGTTTTGCAGGAAGCAGGCTTAGACTTCAGTAATATAGTAAAGACAACGATCTTTCTCAGCGATATGGCTTTGTTTAGTGAGGTGAATGAAATTTATGGTAAGTACTTCGATGGTGGTTTTCCTGCAAGGGAAACGGTTGCGGTAAAAGGGTTGCCGAAAAATGTGAATGTAGAGATCAGTATGATCGCTGCGGGATAA
- a CDS encoding 3-hydroxyacyl-CoA dehydrogenase family protein: MRLVLISSQPVTDLFGKEFPFSDIDCIRREEFSSEDLTTADCIIDLTIEDHPTTIDQYRTATIPILIGSVTFTLKELTTDSQLPIARFNHWPTFINRNCIEFAVVDNHIEKFQQLFHTLNIPALRTEDEPGFVSARTVCMIVNEAFLAREEAVSTESEIDTAMKLGTSYPIGPFEWCNNIGADRIIRLLHKLAEKDKRYQPASSFTETIKN, translated from the coding sequence ATGCGTTTGGTCCTAATCAGTTCTCAACCTGTAACAGATTTATTTGGAAAGGAATTTCCTTTTTCAGACATTGATTGCATTAGAAGAGAAGAATTCTCATCTGAAGATTTGACAACAGCCGATTGCATCATTGATCTAACAATTGAAGACCATCCTACAACTATCGATCAATATCGAACAGCTACCATACCCATCCTCATAGGTTCAGTAACATTTACTTTAAAGGAATTAACGACCGATTCACAATTACCCATTGCACGCTTTAATCACTGGCCAACTTTCATCAACAGGAACTGTATTGAGTTCGCAGTAGTTGATAATCACATAGAGAAATTTCAGCAGCTTTTTCATACACTCAATATCCCTGCATTAAGAACTGAAGACGAGCCCGGTTTTGTAAGCGCAAGAACAGTATGTATGATCGTGAATGAAGCATTTCTTGCAAGGGAAGAAGCCGTTTCAACTGAGTCAGAAATTGATACAGCTATGAAATTGGGCACCAGCTATCCAATAGGGCCATTTGAGTGGTGTAACAATATTGGGGCTGATCGTATAATCCGGCTTCTACACAAACTGGCAGAAAAAGATAAACGCTATCAACCCGCTTCTTCTTTCACCGAAACCATCAAAAACTGA
- the tsaB gene encoding tRNA (adenosine(37)-N6)-threonylcarbamoyltransferase complex dimerization subunit type 1 TsaB — MALLLCIDTSTTHASVALAKDGILIGLKTNHYQRDHASFLQPAIHSLLHESNQTLKDLEAIAVTSGPGSYTGLRVGFASAKGLAYALDIPLISIETTLVMSASASSILKNEADSWFCPMIDARRMEVFAALYSADLQQVAPVSALILTADSFAKQLESSRIFFFGDGAPKWQTICAHPNAAFIDVKWNAGDMITLADKQFEQKNFSSLAYSVPVYGKEFHSTQI; from the coding sequence ATGGCATTGTTGCTTTGCATTGATACTTCTACCACCCATGCTTCAGTTGCCTTGGCAAAGGATGGGATTTTGATAGGTTTAAAGACCAACCATTACCAGCGGGATCATGCTTCGTTTCTTCAACCTGCCATTCATTCTTTATTGCATGAATCAAATCAAACACTCAAAGATCTTGAAGCAATAGCCGTAACATCCGGTCCAGGATCATATACTGGCCTCCGGGTAGGATTTGCATCGGCTAAAGGCTTGGCTTATGCGTTAGATATTCCATTGATCAGTATTGAAACTACGCTTGTAATGAGTGCTTCGGCCTCATCTATTCTTAAAAATGAAGCAGATTCATGGTTTTGCCCAATGATCGATGCCCGCCGGATGGAAGTATTCGCCGCTCTTTATTCCGCAGATTTGCAGCAGGTTGCTCCCGTTTCTGCCCTAATTCTTACCGCCGACTCTTTTGCCAAGCAGCTTGAAAGCTCCCGTATTTTCTTTTTTGGTGATGGTGCTCCTAAGTGGCAAACTATTTGCGCCCACCCAAATGCAGCTTTTATAGATGTGAAGTGGAATGCCGGTGATATGATAACATTGGCCGATAAACAATTTGAACAAAAAAACTTCAGTTCACTCGCTTATTCGGTTCCTGTGTACGGTAAAGAGTTCCATTCCACGCAGATATGA
- a CDS encoding ArsR/SmtB family transcription factor, producing the protein MATTKKKESNVPIPLDYHAVKKASLILRSVNHKLRQQIIQLINENGQMTVTEIYVKLRLEQSVASQHLAILRRSNIVKTTREGKFIWYTVNHERLQEVNEFVTQLLA; encoded by the coding sequence ATGGCAACCACTAAGAAAAAAGAGAGCAATGTTCCTATTCCTCTCGATTATCATGCGGTGAAGAAGGCTTCACTCATTCTTCGTTCTGTAAACCACAAACTAAGACAGCAAATTATTCAACTCATCAATGAAAATGGTCAAATGACCGTAACTGAAATCTATGTAAAGCTTCGGCTTGAACAATCAGTTGCATCACAACATTTAGCCATTTTGCGCCGCAGCAACATTGTGAAAACCACCAGGGAAGGCAAATTCATCTGGTACACAGTTAATCATGAACGACTGCAGGAAGTAAATGAGTTTGTAACACAACTTCTCGCCTGA